The stretch of DNA GAAAAACCTGTGAGGAATATAAGGTCGGCGTAAGAAATCTGCGCAGAGATGCCAATGAATCCCTGAAAGCCTTTAAAAAAGACGGTGATATCTCAGAGGATGAGCTGTTCAAGGGTCAGGATCAGATCCAGAAGCTGACCGATGATTATATCCGTCAGATTGAAGATCTTCAGAAGGTGAAAGAGAAGGAAGTCCTTGAATTCTGAACTGCCTGAGGGTTTTTCCGCTGAATCCATTCCTGTCCATGTGGCCATTATCATGGATGGGAATGGACGATGGGCTAAAAAACGGCTTATGAATCGTGTAAAGGGCCATGAAAAGGGCTCTGAAACCGTTCGTAATGTGGTGCGTACCAGCCGGGAAATGGGAATTTCCTACCTGAGTCTTTATGCCTTTTCCACGGAAAACTGGGATCGGCCCAAAAGCGAAGTGGCAACCCTTATGTCCCTGCTTCGCCGTTTTCTGGCTTCCGAACGTGAGGAGATGCTGGAAAATAATATCCGTCTCAATGCCATCGGAGAGCTGGACAGGCTTCCCGATAAGGTAAGGTCGGATCTTGAAAATATCATGGTGGAAACGGCAGGGAACACTGGCATGGTGCTGACCCTCTGTTTGAGCTATGGTGCCAGGGATGAGCTGACAGCGGCCATGCGTGCCGTGGCCATCAAGGTAGGGCAGGGCCTCTTGAACCCGGAAAGCCTTTCCCAGGAAGATCTTGCCGGCCACCTGTATACGGCGGGAATGCCGGACCCGGATCTTCTGATCCGCACCAGTGGTGAGATGCGCCTTTCCAATTTCATGCTCTGGCAGTTGGCTTATACGGAGTTTGTTTTTTCGCCGACCCTCTGGCCGGATTTTTCTGAGCAGGAATATCTGGAAATACTCAAAGGGTATCAGGAACGGGACCGGCGTTTCGGTAAAGTAAAAGATGCCTGATTCCATGGGAATATGCCCATGGCAGCCTGTGGGATCTTCCTGATAGGGAAGATCCTTTTTTTTCATCAAAAGCCGGATGATCCGGTTGAAACGGAGACCGATATGCATGGAACCCGTTGGCTTACCGCCATACTGGCCCTTCCCCTTCTGGTCTGGCTGATTGCGGCAGGGGGTCCTTTTCTATTTTTTCTGATGATACTTGCCGTGTCACTTATTGCA from Desulfobotulus mexicanus encodes:
- a CDS encoding isoprenyl transferase; protein product: MNSELPEGFSAESIPVHVAIIMDGNGRWAKKRLMNRVKGHEKGSETVRNVVRTSREMGISYLSLYAFSTENWDRPKSEVATLMSLLRRFLASEREEMLENNIRLNAIGELDRLPDKVRSDLENIMVETAGNTGMVLTLCLSYGARDELTAAMRAVAIKVGQGLLNPESLSQEDLAGHLYTAGMPDPDLLIRTSGEMRLSNFMLWQLAYTEFVFSPTLWPDFSEQEYLEILKGYQERDRRFGKVKDA